A portion of the Lolium rigidum isolate FL_2022 chromosome 1, APGP_CSIRO_Lrig_0.1, whole genome shotgun sequence genome contains these proteins:
- the LOC124668757 gene encoding probable inorganic phosphate transporter 1-8, translating into MARSEQQGLQVLSALDAAKTQWYHFTAIVVAGMGFFTDAYDLFCISLVTKLLGRIYYTDPSLPNPGTLPPGVAAAVNGVAFCGTLSGQLFFGWLGDKLGRKSVYGMTLVLMVICSLGSGLSLAHTPKSVMATLCFFRFWLGFGIGGDYPLSATIMSEYANKKTRGAFIAAVFAMQGFGILAGGIVTLIISAAFRAAYQKPAYQDNAAGSIGSEADFVWRIILMLGAVPALLTYYWRMKMPETARYTALVAKDAKLAAADMSKVLNVQLEDESKKMEEMVSRGNNEFGLFSPQFARRHGLHLVGTATTWFLLDIAFYSQNLFQKDIFTAINWIHKAKTMSALDEVFRISRAQTLLALCGTVPGYWFTVFLIDVVGRFAIQLMGFFMMTAFMLGLAIPYHHWTTPGNQVGFVIMYGFTFFFANFGPNATTFVVPAEIFPARLRSTCHGISAAAGKAGAMIGAFGFLYAAQDPHKPDAGYKPGIGIRNSLFVLAGINLLGFAFTFLVPEANGKSLEEMSGEAEDNEDEAREPKVQPSMA; encoded by the coding sequence ATGGCGCGGTCGGAGCAGCAAGGGCTGCAGGTGCTCAGCGCGCTCGACGCGGCCAAGACGCAATGGTACCACTTCACGGCCATCGTTGTCGCCGGCATGGGCTTCTTCACCGACGCCTACGACCTCTTCTGCATCTCCCTCGTCACCAAGCTGCTCGGCCGGATATACTACACCGACCCGTCCCTGCCGAACCCCGGCACCCTGCCTCCCGGCGTGGCCGCGGCGGTCAACGGCGTGGCCTTCTGTGGCACGCTCTCCGGCCAGCTCTTCTTCGGCTGGCTGGGCGACAAGCTCGGCCGCAAGAGCGTCTACGGGATGACGTTGGTACTCATGGTCATCTGCTCCCTCGGGTCCGGCCTCTCCTTGGCCCACACTCCCAAGAGCGTCATGGCCACGCTCTGCTTCTTCCGCTTCTGGCTCGGCTTCGGCATCGGCGGCGACTACCCGTTGTCCGCCACCATCATGTCCGAGTACGCCAACAAGAAAACCCGCGGCGCCTTCATCGCCGCTGTCTTCGCCATGCAGGGCTTCGGCATCCTCGCCGGCGGCATCGTCACTCTCATAATCTCCGCTGCCTTCCGGGCCGCATACCAGAAACCGGCCTACCAGGACAACGCCGCAGGGTCCATAGGGTCGGAAGCCGACTTTGTCTGGCGCATCATCCTCATGCTCGGCGCCGTGCCGGCCCTGCTCACCTACTACTGGCGCATGAAGATGCCGGAGACGGCGCGCTACACCGCCCTCGTCGCCAAGGACGCCAAGCTAGCGGCGGCCGACATGTCCAAAGTGCTGAACGTGCAGCTCGAGGATGAATCCAAGAAGATGGAGGAGATGGTCAGCCGTGGCAACAACGAGTTCGGCCTCTTCTCCCCGCAGTTCGCGCGACGCCACGGTCTCCACCTCGTCGGCACGGCCACCACGTGGTTCCTCCTCGACATCGCCTTCTACAGCCAGAACCTGTTCCAGAAggacatcttcaccgccatcaactGGATCCACAAGGCGAAAACCATGAGCGCGCTCGACGAGGTGTTCCGCATCTCCCGCGCGCAGACGCTCCTCGCGCTCTGCGGCACCGTGCCTGGCTACTGGTTCACCGTCTTCCTCATCGACGTCGTTGGCCGCTTCGCCATCCAGCTCATGGGCTTCTTCATGATGACCGCCTTCATGCTCGGCCTCGCCATCCCATACCACCACTGGACGACGCCCGGCAACCAGGTCGGCTTCGTCATCATGTACGGCTTCACCTTCTTCTTCGCCAACTTCGGGCCCAACGCAACCACATTCGTCGTGCCGGCCGAGATCTTCCCGGCGAGGCTTCGGTCGACGTGCCATGGAATATCAGCCGCTGCCGGTAAGGCCGGAGCCATGATCGGGGCCTTCGGGTTCCTGTACGCCGCGCAGGACCCACACAAGCCTGACGCCGGGTACAAGCCCGGGATTGGCATCCGTAACTCGCTCTTCGTCCTCGCCGGGATCAACCTACTCGGTTTCGCCTTCACATTCCTCGTGCCCGAGGCCAACGGAAAGTCGCTCGAGGAGATGTCCGGCGAGGCCGAGGACAACGAGGACGAGGCACGCGAGCCCAAAGTGCAGCCGTCGATGGCGTAG